The following coding sequences are from one Streptomyces dengpaensis window:
- a CDS encoding uracil-DNA glycosylase: MAPRPLREIVEPGWAKALEPVAGRIAEMGDFLRAEIAAGRTYLPAGANVLRAFQQPFDDVRVLIVGQDPYPTPGHAVGLSFSVAPDVRPLPGSLINIFRELNTDLGLPQPSNGDLTPWSKQGVLLLNRALTTAPRSPAAHRGKGWEEVTEQAIRALAERGGPLVSILWGRDARNLRPLLGDLPSVESAHPSPMSADRGFFGSRPFSRANDLLARQGAEPVDWRLP; encoded by the coding sequence GTGGCACCACGACCGTTGCGTGAAATCGTTGAACCCGGCTGGGCGAAAGCCCTGGAACCCGTCGCCGGACGGATCGCCGAGATGGGCGACTTCCTGCGCGCGGAGATCGCCGCGGGGCGCACCTATCTCCCGGCGGGGGCGAATGTCCTGCGGGCCTTCCAGCAGCCCTTCGACGACGTACGGGTCCTGATCGTCGGCCAGGACCCGTACCCGACGCCGGGACACGCGGTGGGGCTGTCGTTCTCCGTCGCGCCGGACGTCCGTCCGCTGCCCGGCAGCCTGATCAACATCTTCCGCGAGCTCAACACCGACCTGGGGCTGCCCCAGCCGTCCAACGGCGACCTCACGCCGTGGAGCAAGCAGGGTGTGCTCCTGCTCAACAGGGCGCTCACCACGGCCCCGCGCAGCCCGGCCGCCCATCGCGGCAAGGGCTGGGAGGAGGTCACCGAGCAGGCGATACGGGCGCTGGCCGAGCGAGGCGGGCCGCTGGTGTCGATCCTGTGGGGCCGCGACGCCCGCAACCTGCGTCCGCTCCTCGGCGACCTGCCCTCGGTGGAGTCCGCCCACCCCTCCCCCATGTCGGCGGACCGCGGCTTCTTCGGCTCCCGCCCCTTCAGCCGCGCCAATGACCTGCTGGCCAGGCAGGGAGCCGAGCCGGTGGACTGGCGCCTGCCGTGA
- a CDS encoding WD40/YVTN/BNR-like repeat-containing protein, whose amino-acid sequence MTDVLLSVGTRKGLFIGRRRGGAWEFDESPYFNAQAVYSIAIDTRGERPRLLAGGDSSHWGPSVFHSDDLGRTWAEPAQPAVKFPKDTGASLERVWQLHPAAAEPDVVYAGTEPAALYRSEDRGESFELVRPLWEHPTRSKWVPGGGGEGLHTILTDHRDPRAVTVAVSTAGVFRTEDGGVSWAPSNSGVSAVFLPDPNPEFGQCVHKIAQDAVTPDRLYLQNHWGVYRSDDAGKHWTDIGDGLPSTFGFAAAAHPHRGDTAYVFPINADADRVPAGRRCRVYRTADAGKSWEPLSAGLPAEDHYGTVLRDALCTDGADPAGVYFGNRNGEVYASADDGDSWRQLASHLPDVLCVRAAVVA is encoded by the coding sequence ATGACCGACGTACTGCTCAGCGTAGGCACGCGCAAGGGGCTCTTCATCGGCCGACGGCGCGGCGGCGCCTGGGAGTTCGACGAGAGTCCGTACTTCAACGCGCAGGCCGTGTACTCGATCGCGATCGACACCCGGGGCGAGCGCCCGAGGCTGCTGGCCGGAGGGGACAGCTCGCACTGGGGCCCGTCCGTCTTCCACTCCGACGACCTGGGCCGGACATGGGCCGAACCGGCTCAGCCCGCCGTCAAGTTCCCCAAGGACACCGGCGCTTCGCTGGAGCGGGTGTGGCAGTTGCACCCGGCAGCCGCCGAACCGGACGTGGTGTACGCGGGCACGGAGCCGGCCGCGCTGTACCGCTCGGAGGACCGGGGCGAGTCCTTCGAGCTCGTCCGTCCGCTGTGGGAGCACCCCACGCGCTCGAAGTGGGTGCCGGGCGGCGGCGGGGAAGGGCTGCACACCATCCTCACCGACCACCGCGACCCGCGTGCCGTGACGGTCGCCGTCTCCACGGCCGGGGTGTTCCGCACCGAGGACGGCGGCGTGAGCTGGGCGCCCTCCAACTCCGGTGTCTCCGCGGTGTTCCTGCCGGATCCGAACCCGGAATTCGGCCAGTGCGTGCACAAGATCGCCCAGGACGCGGTGACTCCGGACCGGCTGTATCTGCAGAACCACTGGGGGGTGTACCGCAGCGACGACGCGGGCAAGCACTGGACCGACATCGGCGACGGCCTGCCGTCCACGTTCGGCTTCGCGGCGGCCGCGCATCCGCACCGCGGCGACACGGCGTACGTATTCCCCATCAACGCCGACGCGGACCGTGTCCCGGCCGGCCGGCGATGCCGCGTCTACCGTACGGCGGACGCGGGCAAGAGCTGGGAGCCGCTGTCGGCCGGGCTGCCCGCCGAGGACCACTACGGCACGGTGCTGCGCGACGCGCTGTGCACGGACGGCGCGGACCCGGCAGGCGTGTACTTCGGCAACCGCAACGGCGAGGTGTACGCGTCGGCCGACGACGGCGACAGCTGGCGGCAGTTGGCCTCGCATCTGCCGGACGTGCTCTGCGTACGCGCCGCGGTCGTCGCCTGA
- a CDS encoding ArsR/SmtB family transcription factor, producing the protein MRTAVPAAGSRDLPHPAREEIRLESVLHALSDPMRLQIVCELAADGGELACSHFDLPVTKSTTTHHFRVLRESGMIRQVYRGTAKMSVLRNDELDGLFPGLLGSVLAAAARQAVRLG; encoded by the coding sequence ATGAGGACCGCCGTCCCCGCCGCCGGCAGCCGTGATCTGCCGCACCCCGCGCGCGAGGAGATCCGGCTCGAGTCGGTCCTGCACGCCCTCTCCGACCCCATGCGGCTCCAGATCGTGTGCGAGCTCGCCGCCGACGGCGGCGAGCTCGCGTGTTCGCATTTCGACCTGCCGGTCACCAAGTCCACGACCACGCACCACTTCCGGGTGCTGCGCGAGAGCGGAATGATCCGGCAGGTCTACCGGGGCACGGCCAAGATGAGCGTCCTGCGCAACGACGAGCTAGACGGCCTCTTCCCGGGCCTTCTCGGCAGCGTCCTCGCCGCTGCCGCCCGCCAGGCCGTCCGCCTCGGCTGA
- a CDS encoding nucleobase:cation symporter-2 family protein — translation MATPAPVHPVDEVPPVRQLAAFGLQHVLAMYAGAVAVPLIVGGAMKLSPADLAYLITADLLVCGIATLIQCVGFWRFGVRLPIMQGCTFAAVSPMVLIGTTGGGLPAIYGSVIVAGLAIVLLAPVFGKLLRFFPPLVTGTVILIIGVSLLPVAGNWAAGGVGAKDFGEPENLALAGFVLAVVLGVQRFAPAFLSRIAVLIGIAVGLAVAVPFGFTDFGGVGDADWVGISTPFHFGAPTFHASAIISMLVVALVTMTETTGDFIAVGEMTDRPVQPRSLADGLRADGLSTVLGGVFNTFPYTAFAQNVGLVGMTRVRSRWVVAAAGGILVLLGLLPKLGAVVAAIPAPVLGGAGLVMFGTVAASGLRTLAAVDFKGNNNLTVVAVSVAVGMLPVGVPTVYEKFPDWFQTVMNSGISAGCLTAIVLNLLFNHLPGKASSAEADGLAGGSGEDAAEKAREEAV, via the coding sequence ATGGCAACGCCCGCACCCGTGCATCCCGTCGACGAGGTCCCACCCGTACGCCAACTGGCCGCCTTCGGGCTGCAGCACGTACTCGCGATGTACGCGGGCGCGGTGGCCGTTCCGCTGATCGTGGGCGGTGCGATGAAGCTGTCGCCCGCCGATCTGGCGTATCTGATCACCGCGGATCTGCTGGTGTGCGGGATCGCGACGCTGATCCAGTGCGTGGGTTTCTGGCGCTTCGGGGTGCGGCTGCCGATCATGCAGGGCTGCACCTTCGCGGCCGTCTCGCCGATGGTGCTCATCGGGACGACGGGCGGCGGACTGCCCGCGATCTACGGGTCGGTGATCGTCGCGGGCCTCGCGATCGTCCTGCTCGCCCCGGTCTTCGGGAAGCTGCTCCGGTTCTTCCCGCCACTCGTCACGGGCACGGTCATTCTGATCATCGGTGTCTCGCTGCTGCCGGTGGCGGGCAACTGGGCGGCCGGCGGCGTGGGCGCGAAGGACTTCGGGGAGCCGGAGAACCTGGCGCTCGCGGGCTTCGTGCTGGCCGTGGTGCTGGGCGTGCAGCGGTTCGCGCCGGCCTTCCTGAGCCGGATCGCGGTGCTGATCGGTATCGCCGTGGGTCTCGCCGTCGCGGTGCCCTTCGGGTTCACGGACTTCGGCGGGGTCGGGGACGCCGACTGGGTCGGGATCAGTACGCCGTTCCACTTCGGCGCACCGACGTTCCACGCCTCCGCGATCATCTCGATGCTGGTTGTGGCTTTGGTGACCATGACCGAGACGACCGGTGACTTCATCGCGGTGGGCGAGATGACCGACCGGCCGGTTCAGCCGCGTTCGCTCGCGGACGGTCTGCGCGCCGACGGCCTCTCGACCGTCCTCGGCGGCGTCTTCAACACCTTCCCCTACACGGCGTTCGCGCAGAACGTGGGCCTTGTCGGCATGACCCGGGTGCGCAGCCGCTGGGTTGTCGCCGCCGCCGGCGGCATCCTCGTCCTGCTCGGCCTGCTGCCCAAGCTGGGCGCGGTTGTGGCGGCTATTCCGGCGCCGGTGCTGGGCGGCGCGGGCCTGGTGATGTTCGGAACGGTCGCCGCGAGCGGCCTGCGCACCCTCGCCGCGGTCGACTTCAAGGGCAACAACAACCTGACGGTGGTGGCCGTTTCGGTCGCCGTGGGCATGCTGCCGGTCGGGGTGCCGACGGTCTACGAGAAGTTCCCCGACTGGTTCCAGACGGTGATGAACAGCGGGATCAGCGCGGGCTGCCTGACGGCGATCGTGCTGAACCTGCTCTTCAACCACCTGCCGGGGAAGGCGAGTTCAGCCGAGGCGGACGGCCTGGCGGGCGGCAGCGGCGAGGACGCTGCCGAGAAGGCCCGGGAAGAGGCCGTCTAG